The following DNA comes from Chitinophagales bacterium.
AAAAATGTCATCATCAACTTTTAACTATAAATTATAGGTATGAAGATTCTAAAAATACAGGCTTTACGTGGTCCAAATATCTGGAGTATCAATCGAAAGAAATTGATTCAAATGCGTCTAGATCTTGAAGAAATGGAGCTATTGCCTACCAATAAGATCAAAGGATTCCGTGAAAGACTAGAAGCTCTTATGCCTACTCTGGTAGAACACCGTTGTTCGGAAGGCTGCAGAGGTGGGTTTTTTCAGCGCGTAGATAAAGGAACTTGGATGGGTCATGTGATTGAGCATATTGCTCTTGAAATTCAGACCATGGCAGGCATGGACACCGGCTTTGGTCGTACCAGAGAAACAAAAACTCCTGGGGTATATAATGTCGTATTTAGCTATCTGGAGGAAAATGTAGGTTTATTTGCTGCAGAGGCATCTGTAGCTATTGCTCAGGCACTGGCAGATGATAAACCTTATGATCTAGAGGCCGATATTCAAAAAATGAGAGAAATTAGAGAGCGTGTACGTCTTGGTCCTTCTACAGGCAGTATTGTCGATGAGGCTGTGGCTAGAGATATACCTTGGATTCGGTTAGGCACAAACTCTTTAGTGCAGCTTGGTTATGGGGTCAATCAAATGCGATTTCAGGCTACCATTACCTGTAAAACCAGCTCTATCGCGGTAGACCTAGCTTGTGACAAAGAAGCGACCAAACGCATGCTGGATATGGCGTCTATACCTGTGGCGAAAGGTGATATCTGTGTAGATGAAGAAGATTTAGAGAATACCATCAAGAAAATAGGTTATCCTATCGTAGTCAAACCTCTCGATGGCAACCATGGACGGGGTATTTCTATCAATGTCAAAACCTGGGAAGAGGCTGTGGAAGGCCTCGCCGTAGCTAAAAAAATTAGCCGCAAAGTCATAGTAGAGAAGTTCGTCACAGGATTTGATTTTCGTGTATTAGTTATAGATAATAAACTCGTCGCAGCTGCTAAGAGAGAACCTGCGCATGTTGTAGGCGATGGCACACTAACTATTCAAGAACTCATCGAAGAAACCAATAAAGACCCGCGAAGAGGCTATGGACATGAAAACGTTTTGACTGAAATCAATGTAGATAGAGATACCGAGGATTTATTGAGTAAAAAAGGATATACCCTAGAAACTATTCCTAAGAAAAAGGAGATTGTCTATCTTAAATCTACGGCTAATTTAAGTACGGGCGGAACTTCTACCGATGTCACAGATCTCATGCATCCTGAGAACATCTTTCTTTGTGAGCGTATATCTCGCATTATAGGCTTGGATATATGCGGTATCGATATTATGGCTCCCAATCTCACCGAGCCTTTAAAAGAAAATGGAGGCTGCATTCTAGAAGTCAATGCTGCACCGGGATTTAGAATGCACTTAGCCCCAGCAGAAGGTCTGCCTAGAAACGTAGCCGCTCCAGTTATGGATATGCTCTACCCACTAGGCAAACCTAGTAGAATACCAATTATTGCTATTACTGGAACGAATGGGAAAACCACTACTACTCGTCTGATAGCCCATATAGTAAAAAATAATGGTTATAAGGTAGGTTTCACGACCTCAGATGGCATCTATATTCAAAACCATATGATGGAAAAGGGAGATACCACTGGTCCTCTTTCTGCTGAATATATTTTGAAAGACCCTAGTGTAGAGTTCGCTGTACTGGAAACTGCTCGTGGTGGTATCTTGCGTTCTGGGCTTGGATTTCACCGCTGCGATATTGGCATCATTACCAATCTGCAAGGGGATCACCTCGGTATTAGTGATATCGATACCATAGAAGACCTCGCTCGAGTAAAATCTGTAGTAGTTCGAAGTGTAAAAAAAGATGGCTGGGCTATCATAAATGCCGACGACGAAAACTGCATGAAAATGGCTAAGGAACTAGAATGTCAAGTTGCCTATTTCTCAATGGACGAAAACTCACCTGAAGCTAGAAAGCTCTCCAAACAAAATAAAATACTGGCGGTATATGAAAATGGCTATATCACCATAAAGCGTGGAGAGTGGAAAATACGAATAGAAAAAGCAGCACATGTTCCTCTCACCTTTGGTGGCAAAGCCAAATACATGATAGCAAATGTACTTGCCGCCTCTCTAGCCAGCTATCTCTATGGATTCAAAACCGATGATATCAGTCTATCACTCAAAACCTTCCTGCCAGGTGCAGCACAAACTCCAGGACGAATGAACATCTTTGAATTTAAGAAATTTAAAGTCATGATAGACTTCGCTCACAATCCAATGGGCTATAAGGGTATCGAAGAGTTTTTGTCTACGATAGAAGCCAAAAAGAAAATAGGAATCATCGCAGGTGTAGGTGACCGAAGAGATGAGGATATAAGAGATTGTGCAGAGATAGCTGGTCGTATGTTTGACCATATCATCA
Coding sequences within:
- the cphA gene encoding cyanophycin synthetase; translation: MKILKIQALRGPNIWSINRKKLIQMRLDLEEMELLPTNKIKGFRERLEALMPTLVEHRCSEGCRGGFFQRVDKGTWMGHVIEHIALEIQTMAGMDTGFGRTRETKTPGVYNVVFSYLEENVGLFAAEASVAIAQALADDKPYDLEADIQKMREIRERVRLGPSTGSIVDEAVARDIPWIRLGTNSLVQLGYGVNQMRFQATITCKTSSIAVDLACDKEATKRMLDMASIPVAKGDICVDEEDLENTIKKIGYPIVVKPLDGNHGRGISINVKTWEEAVEGLAVAKKISRKVIVEKFVTGFDFRVLVIDNKLVAAAKREPAHVVGDGTLTIQELIEETNKDPRRGYGHENVLTEINVDRDTEDLLSKKGYTLETIPKKKEIVYLKSTANLSTGGTSTDVTDLMHPENIFLCERISRIIGLDICGIDIMAPNLTEPLKENGGCILEVNAAPGFRMHLAPAEGLPRNVAAPVMDMLYPLGKPSRIPIIAITGTNGKTTTTRLIAHIVKNNGYKVGFTTSDGIYIQNHMMEKGDTTGPLSAEYILKDPSVEFAVLETARGGILRSGLGFHRCDIGIITNLQGDHLGISDIDTIEDLARVKSVVVRSVKKDGWAIINADDENCMKMAKELECQVAYFSMDENSPEARKLSKQNKILAVYENGYITIKRGEWKIRIEKAAHVPLTFGGKAKYMIANVLAASLASYLYGFKTDDISLSLKTFLPGAAQTPGRMNIFEFKKFKVMIDFAHNPMGYKGIEEFLSTIEAKKKIGIIAGVGDRRDEDIRDCAEIAGRMFDHIIIRQEKHLRGRTEENINGLLLEGLKASGKNVTYETIPKEVEALKHAMNMAEEGYFITALSDVITNAIDVVQEYLDKENEEG